From a single Dendropsophus ebraccatus isolate aDenEbr1 chromosome 8, aDenEbr1.pat, whole genome shotgun sequence genomic region:
- the GNG12 gene encoding guanine nucleotide-binding protein G(I)/G(S)/G(O) subunit gamma-12 has protein sequence MSTKTTSTNNIAQARRTVQQLKVEASIERIKVSKASADLMRYCDEHAKNDPLLNGIPASENPFKDKKPCIIL, from the exons ATGTCTACCAAAACCACCAGCACAAATAACATAGCACAAGCACGGAGAACCGTCCAGCAACTGAAAGTGGAGGCGTCCATAGAAAGAATAAAG GTTTCCAAAGCATCGGCCGATCTCATGCGCTACTGCGATGAACACGCCAAGAACGACCCTTTACTCAATGGCATTCCCGCTTCAGAAAACCCCTTCAAGGATAAAAAGCCATGCATCATCTTGTAG
- the GADD45A gene encoding growth arrest and DNA damage-inducible protein GADD45 alpha, producing the protein MTLEELAAGEQSMGKMDIVGSALEEVLRKAKEQRTITIGVYEAAKLLNVDPDNVVLCLLATDETEDQDVALQIHFTLIQAFCCENDINILRVSNMSRLAEILGGSDKAGEPADLHCILINNPHASQLKDSAINKVIGFCKESRFLDQWVPVINLPER; encoded by the exons ATGACACTGGAGGAACTCGCTGCTGGAGAGCAAAGCATGGGAAA GATGGACATAGTGGGCTCCGCGCTGGAGGAGGTGCTGAGGAAAGCCAAGGAGCAGAGGACCATCACCATCGGGGTGTACGAGGCGGCCAAGCTGCTCAATGT GGACCCGGACAATGTGGTGCTTTGTCTCCTGGCCACGGATGAGACGGAAGATCAGGATGTTGCTTTACAGATTCACTTTACTCTGATCCAGGCGTTCTGCTGCGAGAATGACATCAACATCCTGAGAGTGAGCAACATGAGCCGGCTGGCGGAGATCCTGGGCGGCTCTGACAAGGCCGGGGAACCTGCTGATCTGCATTGTATTCTAATCAAC aATCCACATGCCTCACAGCTGAAGGATtccgccatcaataaggtgatCGGCTTTTGCAAAGAGTCTCGCTTTTTGGATCAGTGGGTGCCTGTGATCAACCTCCCCGAGCGATGA